One Nitrospira sp. genomic region harbors:
- a CDS encoding aldo/keto reductase encodes MAPTHSRHSLWSTPLGRRQLLKGLGLAGSLMALGAPGPVAEAFAADLASSGTGTGEIPLRPLGKTGVKVSAMCFGGAHWGRNPDDGEAIRLLHEAIDAGMTFLDNAWEYNGGRSEELMGKGLQGKRQQVFLMTKVCSHGRDKHVAMQQLEESLRRLKTDYLDLWQIHEVVYEDDPDRHFMPHGAVDALLEAKQQGKVRFIGFTGHKHPAIHLKMLSHDFPFDACQMPLNVFDGTYRSFEREVLPVLAQRGIGALGMKSVTGNAEPIKQGVVTPQEAIRYVLSLPIASLVSGIDSAQILKQNLEIVRRFTPMTVAEMEGLRARVAMYAMDGRFELFKSTNRYDGRIGREQHGIS; translated from the coding sequence ATGGCGCCCACACACTCCCGTCACTCACTCTGGTCCACTCCGCTCGGCCGGCGTCAGCTCTTGAAAGGGCTGGGCCTAGCCGGGTCGCTTATGGCCCTTGGCGCTCCCGGTCCTGTGGCCGAAGCTTTCGCCGCAGATCTCGCTTCATCCGGCACAGGAACCGGCGAGATCCCGCTCCGTCCGCTGGGGAAGACCGGAGTGAAGGTGTCGGCAATGTGTTTCGGCGGCGCCCATTGGGGCCGCAACCCCGACGACGGTGAAGCCATACGCCTTCTTCACGAAGCCATCGACGCCGGGATGACCTTCCTCGACAACGCCTGGGAGTACAACGGGGGGCGGAGCGAAGAGTTGATGGGGAAAGGACTGCAGGGGAAACGGCAGCAGGTGTTCCTCATGACCAAGGTCTGCTCGCACGGACGGGATAAGCACGTCGCCATGCAGCAGTTGGAGGAGTCACTGCGCCGATTGAAGACCGATTATCTCGACCTGTGGCAGATCCACGAAGTCGTGTACGAAGACGATCCGGATCGGCACTTCATGCCGCACGGCGCAGTGGATGCGTTGTTGGAGGCCAAGCAACAGGGCAAGGTGCGGTTCATTGGCTTCACCGGGCACAAGCACCCGGCGATTCACCTCAAGATGTTGTCGCACGACTTTCCGTTTGATGCCTGTCAGATGCCGTTGAATGTGTTCGATGGGACCTACCGCAGTTTTGAGCGAGAGGTGTTGCCGGTGTTGGCGCAGCGTGGAATCGGTGCGTTGGGGATGAAGAGTGTGACCGGCAATGCCGAGCCGATCAAGCAGGGCGTGGTCACGCCGCAGGAAGCGATTCGCTACGTATTGAGTTTGCCGATCGCCTCGTTGGTAAGCGGGATCGACTCGGCTCAAATTCTTAAGCAGAACCTGGAGATTGTCCGTCGGTTCACGCCCATGACCGTCGCCGAAATGGAGGGGCTGCGCGCGCGTGTCGCCATGTATGCGATGGACGGCCGCTTTGAACTCTTCAAGTCCACCAACCGGTATGATGGCCGTATCGGCCGCGAACAGCACGGCATCTCTTAG